A single region of the Hugenholtzia roseola DSM 9546 genome encodes:
- a CDS encoding DUF3467 domain-containing protein — protein MQTKDDNNSPLNIELSEEIAEGQYSNLVMIAHSGSEFIFDFIQVMPGLPKAKVKSRLILTPDHAKRLLGALQENIDRYESTFSRIKLHDEETTFPTNFGGTIGEA, from the coding sequence ATGCAAACAAAAGACGACAACAATTCGCCCCTCAATATCGAATTAAGCGAGGAAATTGCCGAAGGGCAGTACAGCAATTTGGTCATGATTGCCCATTCAGGCAGCGAATTTATTTTCGATTTTATTCAAGTGATGCCCGGACTTCCTAAGGCAAAAGTCAAATCGCGCCTTATCCTAACACCTGACCATGCCAAAAGGCTTTTAGGGGCATTGCAAGAAAACATCGACCGCTACGAAAGCACTTTTTCACGCATTAAATTACACGACGAAGAAACAACCTTCCCTACTAACTTTGGTGGCACAATAGGCGAAGCCTAA